A portion of the uncultured Draconibacterium sp. genome contains these proteins:
- a CDS encoding alpha/beta hydrolase fold domain-containing protein, with the protein MKKKVSLYASCFLIVVVIFGLFACNVNKQKEQELNQAKRITLLGLGDSITEGGKTFHSYLFPLWERLFTAGYPIDFIGPRSSKCRIGQINHCGFSGKNAEFLETQIDSIYRLYPADVVLLHSGHNHFNTENPVNGIINAQKSIIEKILTINPEAKVMVAKVIESGKLPKYSYIPELNKQIEEMVQSLNLPNVILVDQSKNFNWEKHSISDKVHPNPEGAEVMADVWFKALTKVLPKPEISFYPEINRYKTTKQGNLDLHIFKPENFSEKEKHPAIVYFFAGGWNLGTPLQFYRECAYYASKGFVAISADYRINYLNHTSPFESVEDAKDAIRWIREHADELVIDPQRIVAAGASAGGQLAAATGTLKEQGRMDYKPNLLLLYYPVIDNSENGYGPDTIKSNYQKISPLHNIDANTPPALFILGTEDPYIPVETARTFQARMEENGVECELHLIEGAGHPIFYYSKPLMPEFYAFRKFTDEYLLKYGYLTKNSIGKE; encoded by the coding sequence ATGAAGAAAAAAGTATCATTATATGCTTCCTGTTTTTTAATTGTTGTTGTAATCTTCGGATTATTTGCATGTAATGTAAATAAACAAAAGGAACAGGAACTGAATCAAGCCAAACGAATAACTCTGCTCGGTTTGGGCGATTCAATTACCGAAGGAGGTAAAACATTTCATTCGTATTTATTCCCGTTGTGGGAGCGTTTATTTACCGCTGGCTATCCGATAGATTTTATTGGGCCGCGAAGTAGCAAATGTCGTATCGGACAGATTAATCATTGCGGATTTAGTGGGAAAAACGCTGAGTTTTTGGAAACCCAAATCGACAGTATCTACCGCTTATATCCGGCAGATGTGGTTTTGCTTCATTCGGGACACAACCATTTTAACACCGAAAATCCGGTTAATGGAATTATCAATGCTCAAAAATCAATAATTGAGAAAATCCTGACAATCAATCCTGAGGCAAAAGTTATGGTCGCAAAAGTTATTGAAAGTGGGAAACTGCCTAAATATTCTTACATCCCGGAGTTAAATAAGCAGATTGAAGAGATGGTTCAGAGTTTGAATCTGCCCAATGTGATTCTGGTAGATCAGTCGAAAAACTTCAATTGGGAAAAGCACAGTATCAGCGACAAAGTTCACCCTAATCCGGAAGGCGCAGAAGTTATGGCTGATGTTTGGTTTAAGGCTTTAACAAAAGTATTACCAAAACCTGAGATTTCTTTTTACCCGGAAATTAATAGGTATAAAACAACAAAACAAGGGAATTTAGACCTGCATATTTTTAAGCCCGAAAATTTCTCTGAAAAGGAAAAACATCCGGCAATTGTATACTTTTTTGCCGGCGGCTGGAACCTGGGAACACCGCTGCAGTTTTACCGCGAATGCGCTTATTACGCATCAAAAGGATTTGTTGCAATTTCTGCCGATTATCGTATTAATTACCTTAATCACACTTCACCATTCGAAAGTGTGGAAGATGCCAAAGATGCGATTAGATGGATTCGTGAACATGCTGATGAATTAGTAATCGATCCTCAGCGAATTGTGGCTGCCGGGGCTTCCGCGGGAGGACAGTTGGCCGCAGCCACCGGAACGCTAAAAGAGCAGGGAAGAATGGATTATAAACCCAATTTGTTGCTGTTGTATTACCCGGTAATCGATAACAGCGAGAACGGTTACGGCCCCGACACGATTAAAAGTAACTATCAGAAAATATCACCTCTGCATAATATTGATGCAAATACACCTCCTGCCCTTTTTATTCTGGGAACTGAAGACCCGTACATTCCGGTAGAAACTGCCAGGACATTTCAGGCACGTATGGAAGAAAACGGAGTGGAGTGCGAACTACATTTGATTGAAGGAGCCGGGCACCCGATTTTTTATTATTCGAAGCCTTTAATGCCTGAATTTTATGCCTTTAGAAAGTTTACAGATGAATATCTTTTGAAGTACGGTTATCTGACTAAAAATTCTATTGGGAAAGAATAA
- a CDS encoding RagB/SusD family nutrient uptake outer membrane protein, with amino-acid sequence MKIKVIYTLLILLVFTACADLDLNPLAEGSSENWYSNETEIEMAINDLYREVFWKADNDLWTDDMLNRDETTAITGGTLSGEDGTVSEWWAHLYKVITRANTLLKNLDEITDEVSADNLNKYKANARFNRASHYSILITHWGDVIFSTEVIGLDESFTKSRTDKEVILQQIYEDYDFAAKYLPVSYGSSENQQATKGAALAMKARIALYMGDFDIARDAAKACIDLGQYVLADDYGKMFLSSTKNSEESIFVIPRSVELDVAPTYCKGFATRNSGGYARYSPSYELFSSYLCTDGLPIDESPLYDPHNPFKNRDPRCVETVVEFQTRHLGFMYQPHPDSLTCYNFGSGTYVKNNDSRSNNQYAAFNGLVIKKGVDEDYTDDWKTDPDRIVMRYADVLLMYAEAKIELNDIDESVLNAINQVRARAYKTDVEDVASYPAVTATDQAELRTIVRNERRVELAFEGLRYMDILRWKLADKVLNLPIYGVLDPEEAREKLVNTGLWFFADTPEIDEDGIADFAPMYNNGYVKLLALRVFDPEKNYLWPIPSKEILINENLVQNEGY; translated from the coding sequence ATGAAAATTAAAGTAATATATACACTATTAATACTTCTGGTATTTACAGCTTGTGCAGACCTGGATTTAAATCCGCTGGCTGAAGGTTCAAGCGAAAACTGGTATTCAAATGAGACTGAGATAGAAATGGCTATCAACGATCTGTACCGGGAGGTGTTCTGGAAAGCAGATAATGATTTATGGACCGACGATATGCTAAATCGTGATGAAACTACCGCCATTACCGGAGGAACGTTGAGTGGAGAAGATGGTACGGTTTCAGAATGGTGGGCGCATCTTTATAAGGTAATAACACGGGCCAATACGCTGTTAAAAAATCTGGATGAAATTACAGATGAAGTTTCGGCTGATAACCTGAACAAGTATAAAGCTAATGCACGATTTAACAGAGCATCGCATTATTCAATTCTTATTACCCACTGGGGCGACGTAATTTTTTCAACAGAAGTAATTGGACTGGATGAATCGTTTACCAAGTCGAGAACAGATAAAGAAGTTATACTTCAGCAGATTTATGAAGATTATGACTTTGCTGCTAAGTACTTACCTGTAAGCTACGGTAGTTCCGAAAATCAACAGGCCACAAAAGGTGCAGCTTTAGCAATGAAAGCCAGAATTGCCCTGTATATGGGAGATTTTGATATTGCACGCGATGCCGCCAAAGCATGTATCGATTTGGGCCAGTATGTATTGGCAGACGATTATGGTAAAATGTTTTTAAGTTCAACAAAAAATTCGGAAGAATCTATTTTTGTAATTCCTCGCTCAGTGGAATTGGATGTTGCACCAACCTACTGTAAAGGTTTCGCTACACGTAACTCCGGAGGTTATGCAAGATACTCTCCTTCATATGAGTTATTCTCTTCATATCTTTGTACTGATGGTTTACCAATTGATGAATCACCACTTTACGATCCCCATAATCCGTTTAAAAACCGTGATCCCCGATGTGTTGAGACTGTTGTAGAATTTCAAACAAGGCACCTGGGATTTATGTATCAGCCACATCCCGACTCTTTAACGTGTTATAATTTTGGTTCAGGAACTTATGTGAAAAATAACGATTCGCGAAGCAATAACCAGTATGCTGCGTTTAACGGATTGGTCATTAAAAAAGGAGTTGATGAAGATTATACCGATGATTGGAAAACCGACCCGGATAGAATTGTAATGCGTTATGCAGATGTATTATTAATGTACGCCGAAGCAAAAATTGAGTTAAACGATATTGATGAATCGGTATTGAATGCAATTAACCAGGTGCGTGCACGTGCTTATAAAACGGATGTTGAAGATGTGGCTTCTTATCCTGCGGTAACAGCAACCGATCAGGCTGAATTGCGCACAATAGTTCGTAATGAACGCCGTGTAGAGCTTGCTTTTGAGGGGCTTCGTTACATGGATATTTTACGATGGAAATTAGCAGACAAAGTTTTAAACTTACCTATTTATGGTGTGCTGGATCCGGAAGAGGCAAGAGAAAAATTGGTTAATACGGGGTTGTGGTTTTTTGCCGATACTCCTGAAATTGATGAAGATGGTATTGCCGATTTTGCCCCAATGTATAACAACGGATATGTGAAACTTCTGGCATTGCGTGTATTCGATCCCGAAAAAAATTACTTATGGCCAATACCTTCAAAAGAGATTCTGATTAACGAAAATCTTGTTCAAAATGAAGGCTATTAA
- a CDS encoding FAD-dependent oxidoreductase translates to MLQEKINKAMKYTFIISFLLCSLLLSAQKNAVLVEAESFSEKGGWVVDQQFMDLMGSSYLMAHGMGVPVADAKATINVPSTGKYKVFVRTFNWTSPWYKGEGPGQFNLLINGKPVGGVLGNSGTEWIWQPAGEVNISTKEVTLSLRDLTGFNGRVDAIYLTKDDDVPPSDLVALTKFRKKLLDLPKNPTDAGEFDLVVVGGGVAGTAAAISGARLGIKVALIQDRPVLGGNNSSEVRVHLGGRAMVEPNPALGQIVNEIGPTKGGNAQPAAYYEDDKKMSMVLAEENITLFASCRAFAVKMKGSRITQVIAKNIETSEELAFSAPLFADCTGDGTIGYLAGADFAMGREGRNEYGEPSAPEVADDMTMGASVQWYSVEGDNASSFPEFEYGVEFNEENSQQVTMGEWTWETGMNYDQISEFERIRDYGLLVVYSNWSYLKNHSLEKAKYQNRKLDWVAYVAGKRESRRLMGDLILKEQDLTDYVVYPDGSAPTSWTIDLHYPDPENTKHFPENEFKSIAVHKKIHLYPIPYRCFYSRNVDNLFMAGRNISVTHVALGTVRVMRTTGMMGEVVGMAASIATERYTNPRGVYENYLGELRNLIDTGVGKYDMENAQDYNLGRTLGPKE, encoded by the coding sequence ATGTTACAGGAAAAAATCAATAAAGCTATGAAATACACTTTTATAATCTCTTTTTTGCTTTGTTCACTTTTGCTCTCTGCACAAAAAAACGCTGTGCTGGTTGAAGCCGAAAGTTTCAGCGAGAAAGGAGGCTGGGTAGTCGATCAGCAATTTATGGACTTGATGGGATCGTCTTATCTGATGGCACACGGAATGGGTGTGCCGGTAGCTGATGCAAAAGCAACTATCAACGTTCCTTCAACGGGTAAATACAAGGTTTTTGTACGAACCTTCAACTGGACATCTCCGTGGTATAAAGGCGAAGGTCCGGGGCAATTTAACCTTCTAATCAATGGTAAGCCCGTTGGCGGTGTACTGGGAAATTCCGGTACCGAATGGATATGGCAACCTGCCGGAGAAGTAAATATTTCAACTAAAGAAGTAACGCTAAGCTTGCGCGACTTGACCGGTTTTAACGGACGTGTAGATGCAATTTATCTAACAAAAGATGATGATGTACCACCTTCAGATTTGGTTGCGCTGACTAAGTTTAGAAAGAAATTGCTCGATCTGCCAAAGAACCCAACAGATGCCGGTGAATTTGATTTGGTGGTAGTTGGCGGCGGAGTGGCCGGAACAGCAGCTGCAATATCTGGTGCCCGACTTGGAATAAAAGTGGCACTTATTCAGGATCGTCCTGTTTTGGGAGGTAATAACAGTTCTGAAGTTCGCGTACATTTAGGAGGAAGAGCTATGGTGGAGCCAAATCCTGCACTGGGGCAAATCGTTAACGAGATTGGTCCAACCAAAGGAGGAAATGCGCAGCCGGCTGCTTATTACGAAGACGATAAGAAAATGAGCATGGTATTGGCTGAAGAAAATATTACACTTTTTGCCAGTTGCCGGGCGTTTGCTGTAAAAATGAAAGGTTCGCGCATTACGCAGGTAATTGCTAAAAATATCGAAACCTCTGAAGAGTTGGCCTTTTCTGCTCCCTTGTTTGCCGATTGTACAGGCGACGGAACCATTGGTTATTTGGCCGGTGCCGACTTTGCAATGGGTCGTGAAGGCCGAAATGAATATGGCGAGCCAAGTGCGCCTGAAGTTGCTGATGATATGACAATGGGAGCTTCTGTTCAATGGTATTCGGTTGAAGGAGATAATGCTAGTTCTTTTCCCGAATTTGAATATGGAGTGGAATTTAATGAAGAAAATTCGCAGCAGGTAACAATGGGCGAATGGACCTGGGAAACCGGGATGAACTACGATCAGATTTCTGAATTCGAACGAATCAGAGATTATGGATTATTGGTGGTGTATTCCAATTGGTCATACCTAAAAAATCATAGTTTGGAGAAAGCGAAATATCAAAACCGGAAATTAGACTGGGTGGCTTACGTTGCTGGAAAACGCGAGTCGCGTAGGCTGATGGGTGATCTGATTTTGAAAGAGCAGGATCTTACCGATTACGTGGTTTATCCTGATGGTTCAGCACCAACTTCGTGGACTATTGATCTGCATTATCCCGATCCTGAAAACACAAAACATTTTCCGGAAAACGAGTTTAAATCGATAGCCGTTCATAAAAAAATTCATTTGTATCCAATTCCTTACCGCTGCTTCTATTCGCGAAATGTGGATAACCTTTTTATGGCAGGGCGAAACATTAGTGTAACGCATGTGGCGCTTGGAACTGTTCGTGTAATGCGTACAACCGGCATGATGGGAGAAGTGGTTGGAATGGCTGCATCAATTGCTACGGAACGCTATACCAATCCGCGCGGAGTTTACGAAAACTATTTGGGTGAGCTAAGAAATTTGATCGATACCGGAGTTGGTAAATATGATATGGAAAACGCACAGGATTATAATTTAGGAAGAACCTTGGGACCTAAAGAATAG
- a CDS encoding alpha-galactosidase → MIISFTNRKTTFSVVLICLLSISSFSIGNAQTKAYLKNDTLTLSNSLIKRQFLWNNGELIATGLIERQSGKDLLKPAKQPSFRIAEKFSVKESLFKTEQVVASNLHYEHLKAEVLLDYGTFKLKRVFRIYESVPAISCENYLWIAEDSNLAKAQEFLQLPVQLENINSVTKYPHLKAVEFFDRTDHNNNLVKVQKAVAFTNELELKGNLLQVFSAEAGQPGIFILKEAPCSFVQLSYPGYDFKSARNSISVVGAGISNQELIKGEWVKLYGTVVGVYDGTELDFTRVLHSYQKSIRRTFAERDEMIMMNTWGDRNKDASISEAFLKAELDACEKLGVSHFQVDDGWQQGLSQNSAQSAGDKWDLWSEDDWKPHGERLPNGFKPIVEYARKKDIQLGLWFHPSNYNSYENWETDAEIILNLYKTFDIRYFKIDGIMIPGKLADHRLQELFDKVSTESGGNIVINLDATAGNRTGYNYMNSYGNIFLENRYTDWGNYYPHWTLRNLWQLSAYVPTKNFQIEFLNKWRNKAVYGDNDALAPYFIPFEYQFAVTIMAQPLAWFEGTGLPEEAMKIGDVIKKYRSIQADIHSGDIFPIGDEPSGYGWTGFQSVKDAESGYILVFREKNMEASRFIKTLFPVNKNIVLTPVLGEGKRFEAVTNSNHEVEFELPNEFSYSLYKYKVED, encoded by the coding sequence ATGATAATTTCATTTACAAACCGTAAAACAACTTTTAGTGTTGTATTGATTTGCCTGTTGTCAATAAGTAGTTTCAGTATCGGTAACGCACAAACAAAAGCATACCTGAAAAACGACACATTAACACTATCAAATTCGTTAATAAAACGACAATTTCTTTGGAATAATGGAGAGTTAATAGCAACAGGTTTAATTGAGCGGCAAAGTGGTAAAGATCTACTAAAACCTGCAAAACAGCCGTCTTTTCGTATTGCTGAAAAGTTTTCGGTAAAGGAATCATTATTTAAAACGGAGCAGGTTGTAGCAAGTAATTTGCATTATGAACATTTAAAAGCAGAAGTTTTACTCGACTATGGAACTTTTAAGCTGAAGCGTGTATTCAGGATTTACGAGAGTGTGCCGGCAATTTCGTGCGAAAACTACCTGTGGATCGCTGAAGATTCGAACCTTGCAAAAGCTCAGGAATTTCTGCAACTGCCTGTTCAACTTGAGAATATTAATTCAGTAACTAAGTATCCACATTTAAAAGCAGTGGAGTTTTTTGACAGAACCGACCACAACAATAATTTGGTGAAAGTGCAGAAAGCTGTGGCTTTCACAAATGAGCTGGAATTAAAGGGAAATTTATTACAGGTATTTTCTGCAGAAGCTGGGCAACCGGGTATTTTTATTCTAAAGGAGGCGCCTTGTTCATTTGTGCAATTAAGTTATCCCGGTTATGATTTTAAGTCGGCCCGAAATTCGATAAGTGTTGTCGGTGCTGGTATTTCAAACCAAGAGCTAATTAAAGGCGAATGGGTAAAATTATATGGAACTGTGGTTGGAGTTTATGATGGAACAGAACTTGATTTTACGCGAGTATTGCATTCGTATCAAAAATCAATACGTCGAACGTTTGCCGAGCGTGATGAGATGATCATGATGAACACTTGGGGCGATAGGAACAAGGATGCAAGTATCAGCGAAGCGTTTTTAAAAGCTGAGCTGGATGCCTGCGAAAAACTGGGTGTTTCACATTTTCAGGTTGACGATGGCTGGCAACAGGGATTGTCGCAAAACTCTGCGCAGTCGGCCGGCGATAAATGGGATCTATGGTCGGAAGACGACTGGAAACCACATGGCGAACGTTTGCCAAACGGCTTTAAACCCATTGTAGAATATGCCCGAAAAAAGGATATTCAATTGGGGCTTTGGTTTCACCCCAGTAATTATAACAGCTACGAAAACTGGGAAACCGATGCTGAAATTATCCTCAACCTTTATAAAACTTTCGATATCCGATATTTTAAAATCGATGGAATTATGATACCCGGTAAGCTTGCAGATCATCGTTTGCAGGAGCTTTTTGATAAAGTTTCGACTGAATCTGGCGGGAATATTGTTATTAACCTCGATGCCACAGCCGGTAACAGAACCGGGTATAATTACATGAATTCTTATGGCAATATTTTCCTCGAAAACCGCTATACCGATTGGGGGAATTATTACCCGCACTGGACACTTCGAAATTTGTGGCAATTATCGGCTTACGTTCCCACCAAAAATTTCCAGATTGAGTTTTTGAATAAGTGGCGAAATAAAGCTGTTTACGGCGACAACGATGCTTTAGCACCGTATTTCATTCCATTTGAATACCAGTTTGCAGTAACAATTATGGCTCAGCCACTGGCCTGGTTTGAAGGCACCGGTTTGCCGGAAGAAGCCATGAAAATTGGAGATGTGATAAAAAAATACCGAAGCATTCAGGCCGATATTCATTCAGGAGATATTTTTCCAATTGGAGACGAACCCAGTGGTTATGGCTGGACCGGATTTCAATCGGTTAAAGACGCCGAAAGTGGTTATATACTTGTCTTTCGCGAGAAAAATATGGAAGCTTCGCGATTCATAAAAACACTGTTTCCGGTGAATAAAAACATTGTTTTAACCCCTGTTTTGGGCGAGGGAAAACGGTTTGAAGCCGTCACGAATTCGAATCATGAAGTTGAGTTTGAGTTGCCTAATGAGTTTTCGTACAGTTTGTATAAATATAAAGTTGAAGATTAA